The DNA region attgtttaaattatgtCATGTCAGCATTATACTAgcaataatcttaattgttttggttgcaatattattttattattttaaaaatattgttaatggAATattgacatggcaaaatctagaccatcaaatcattaaaaagtggttaggatttaaagaaatctattagtagagtaccctaagaaatcTAGATGATCTGAATCTGTTTTAGAGTGATTCCGATACTCTAAATTTtatagggtactctaccaaataaattttcttaatttttaaccattatttaataatttaatggtttagattttaTTATGTCAACTATGGGGGAGATAGATCCAAGAGTATGTATTTATATACATGTTGGGCCGGTGGCCCAATTCGAGGATGTTAAGCAGTCCAAGGATGGATAAATATCTTATTAAGAGTCCGTGTTGATATATAGAGAGGTAAAGTCTGATCATGATCACCCGAGAAGGTGGTCCGAAGGGGAATACTTCCTTGGCTCAGCTAAGAGGAGGTCGGAATGGATTGTCTGCCGTTTAGAGGCAATATTCCATGAGACTCTGTTGATAAAGATACGCACCACCAGAGTATaggacaaaataaaattatgaaatatctaaaggaaaagctgctaccactgcattaaatgCCTtacagctaactctctggccgcattaatgaatAAGTGATGTTTGAGTAGCATGGTTCAGCCTTATAGTTGTTTCCAAAGGCTTCAGGAAGGGACTGCtaggacaagtatccaaacaaACAAGTCAATCCATACATGGAGGTTAGAGAGAGGAGAAATAATTGTATAAAAGGCATAGGAAACCCCCAGAAGGAAGGGatcaggaaaaaataaataaaaggaaaaacattgTTGATTTCATAAGAGTATCTGTAATCTGACCTTAAGGGAAGgaaatataagaatcaacctcctcggcttgagtccgaggacaattttCACCATACAAACTATTCCATCTTCATCATACTGTAATCTTGGTCCATTGTCATCATGATctaaactcattagaacctaaatttctaacccactctctacaaattcattgtattgggctttctAGATTTATCCCCTTTCTATTTTGAGCTTAGGTGCAAAACGTGTCCTTACATCaacatttcattaacaaaaatctagcttaattgttttgtttaaaacattattttattattttaagaatattgtcAGTGAAATGCTGACATAACAGAATTTAGACTCTTAGATCATAAAAGAGTAGTTaggatttaaagaaatttattgataaaatatccttaaaaatctagaagatctgaatccGTTTAAGAGTTGTAGTAACGTTTAACATGGGAACTCAACAAAGACAAGTCACTGCAAAAATTGCACATGCAATAATACTATGTGAAATTAATGCTAGAGAAAGCAGTTATATGCTGAAAACAAAGTTAGTcgaaaaaaatcaaacaaaggtTTGAGGCTTTAAGCtagtgatttatttatatttttcattaaaatggtatcaaaatttttctatgataatttattaacaaattctTTAGAAGTGCCCGTTAATTAAACTCTTAATTTATAAACTAACATATGTTTAAGTAGCACATAACttctttcaaaaattgaaaaataaataaataaaggcgTTCCTAATACTTGATGCTAAAGACCAAAATATCAACTGCATAATGATAGAACCTAGCAAAAGCTTAAGGCTCATCATTACAACTCAATTTAGGAAATATGTTATAGGTTTACCCAAATATTATCGGTTTTGGGTaatgtaggggcattgggcccagtaatttaccaaggatggcccaacgaagtcttttgggctagaaacccaaatccgaaaacatcaaaatgatcttggagtatctgaatgtatctcataaagaaatgtcaagtaaagatatgataaacgaatgaccaattacgtccaaggagtagatttgtcctcggattgttaagccgaggacataggaagagaggtttagtgtccccgggttatgttataaagaatcctatgactacgggaatacacaatacacgtggaggacaatagaaagagcggtggaatatctaaggtaaagctgctaccaccgtccatacattaaaagctctgtaattgatatactgactgcatagATAGaaagatgggacctgagcatgaagtttggaacttggtccctgaccccagcggactttagggaaaaattgatgggacaagtatcctaaaccagcattgcaaccatgaggtggaagatgatgaagagaagaagaggaagtataaataaaggggaagaccTACGAAGAGAGAGGAGGCTTTTTCAGTAAGAAAAagggccaatagtatatgataatcaataattgtatccaaccttaggaaatactattataaactatcctcggattgtgtccgaggaggaactttcagtcttactcttgcaaataactctttatttcgtgccattgggcccaaagcccgttcttttccttgttatctaaaccatccttgaaatctagattacaaactcatcctctacaaatttattgtaaaaaataggcttttcaagcccatttccttccaATCGtagattgggaatttgaattgtgtccttacaggtACAATGATTCACAAgcattattaataaaaataataaataactgAAGCTCAAAATCTAAACTTTGCATtcttttatagtatttttttggCCATCAGGGGCTTGGCTTAGCTGGTAAGGCTCGGGCGCTTCGTCTAACCTACCTAGGTTCGAGTCTCGCTGCCAGCAAGAGTCCGTTGGTGGGCATTCATACGAGTTGGCTCTGATTGGAGCTGGGGCCTATCTCTAGCCCGACTCTGGCGCCCTGCCTAGGACTAGCGTAACCTAGTGAACCCCCATTttcatttaccaaaaaaaaaaaaagtatattttttgtattatttatatcCACAACTTAACCTTTTCCCCTACGTTTTTCGCAAGACAAATACGAGAACTAAAAGAACAAAACCAAACtgaatgaataattttaagaaatttcttATGAGATTAATCGTCTAATATACGTTGCACTTAATAGCTTTATTAAATTGTATGATATAAATAAAGGAAGAATCACCATTGGCCAGGAAATGGTCTAGCAGCTCTATCCTTCTTGTTAAGTACGTAGATGAACAATTTTGACCAgcgattgttgttgttgttttttgtttttgttttttttgttcgttttttgtttttgctgtaTGTAAGACTTTTATCaacgaaaagaaaaaagaaaaagaaaaaatatatacatcAAACTACAAAACAACTAGGCTACAAGTCCTCTCTACTGATGACATCAACAAAACAGGGAGGGCTAATGGTGAGTAATTAGGTTCATGGGATAAATGATTCCTTTAGGGGATGCACTTATTCATGAATTGGAAGAGGACTTtcattaggggaaaaaaaaagacattccAATCACAACCAATGAAATTATGAAGgcctttcaaaaacaaataaaatttaaaatgttcaaattcaatattacaaatttgacaaatttaaataaacaattgcccaaaacaaaaagagagtaaaaaacaCATGCACCATAAACATAAATTACTATCACATTGATGACACGATGGATAAGTGATTATAAGACCTTAAAGAAGAGCATAAAGAAGTATAAGAGCACAACAAAATTACgggaaatattttaaaattttattattgaattattttgacTTAGTCCGTATGACGAAATAAATTGATCACCCAATTATAAAGTACAACAAAAGTACGAATCTAAGAcgaaaaaatttatcaacataTTAATTGAATGGTATTTATTAAGTAGACATTTGaaagtaatataaaaaaaatcatagataagggatcaaataaattttttttttttttttttagggatagTTTCGCCCTATTATATCTGTTTCTGATAATTGCTCTTTAGGTGGAGTTTGAACCCCAAAATTCTCATTTGATAACAAGAAATTTTTTCCAATTGAACTAATTAGAACCCACATGATCGAATAAGTTGAAAAATGTATTCATTAATTCACATATCTCGTAATCATAATATGATATAGACTTGAAGAGTGAATAATATATAAACTATGTTGAGAAAGAAATATGACTAGGGGTGTCAATTTGGGTTAATGTGTCGGGTTCGTATCGTGTCAAGGTaggggtattcgactaaatggTTCAACCTTAACCTAAcacatttaataatcgtgtcatgatccttcaatCATAACCCGACTTGTTAATAGGGCAGGTTAATCTcacccaacccatttgacacgcTTAGTATTAAATGAGTCGTGTTGGGTTGATACGAATGTAATACAACTCATTTCAACCatcataatattataatatttaatgtAACATCCAAAGCAGTGCATACACTTTAAGTCTttaacccacattcaaaataatatagttcaacaaaaatataacatatatctagaaataagttctttacactctaaaaGAATGCATACACTTcaatccaaattcaaaataacataatttaacaaaaataacataattcaacaaaaatataatatccttgAAACTTGTCAAATGCTAAAtatcaatattgaaagaattggagCAAATAGTAGACTAATCCTGACTATGACTATGATTATCatccaaagagagagagagcaataaccggtttgagactttgagtttgagaattgggcATGAGATTATAAGATAGTAGAGTGAGTAGaacaattgaaattaaaaaataaaaataatattagatatttataagaaggtttagagatttaggatttgtagagtttagagatttagggtttgtaaagttttaatttccaattatatcccttgtaagtttttgtaattattcacttttctttttaaatttaagatatatgttggatataaaaggtatttgacaaatttaaaataaaatgaatattatttgttatacgagttaaacatattgtgttaagtGGATCATTTTGAATTGACATAAATAAATTGACGTGCCAAACATGTCTATTGCAGGTTATGCAGGTTGACCCActtatgacacgtttcttaTCGTGTCGCTTTCGAGTCGACCAGTTTATGATCCAAACCCATTAAGGCACAACTTTAACCTGCAAAAATTCGTGTCGTGTTCGTAGGTTGAGTCGAACATTAACCCCTAAATATGACGGCAAAGCCATGTTTTACCTTATATTTTAAGAGTAAGTTAAGGTGGCAAATAAGAATGCACATTTAAGgccatattttatttaaagaaacaaatgaaCAGAAGGCTTTACATTTTAAGAGTAAATTAAAATGACAAATAATAGGGCACATTTAAGGGCCATATATTATTAGTGGAATTAATAGTGCATGTAATTCCATTTATTATGGTCAACCATAAAAGTATGTGATGGTCCTCAATCCCAAATCGTAAGCAACCACAGATATGTACATGACCACAAATACACAAGCCCAACTATTTAAAAGAACAGAAGAGGTTCCCCACAAACCCCTCAAAAGTCACAAACACAAGAAACCCCAACAGAAGCATTATACTTATATGGCCCTCTGACTGTTATTTCTCTCCCACCCAACAAAAGCTTTCAAATCCACACCAAACCCAAAGCCACTGACATCCCCGTACCCTTCACATTCCTCACATTTCTTCaacttcttccttcttcttcttccttcttctttctcaGATGGCCTATCttcattctcttcttcttcttcagctcATTATTTTCTTGATAATGAACCAAACCCAAGTTTCTCTTTGTGCAACACAAAAAACACTCATATTATCTCTTAAAACCCAAACACTCCCACATGGTTTGGTCCCAAAAAGACTAAATACTACAAACAAAATCTCTTTCCACCACAATGTTACCTTAACAGTCACACTAACCGTTGGCTCGCCGCCACAGAGTGTTACCATGGTCCTTGACACAGGTAGTGAACTCTCTTGGCTACACtgcaaaaaaacccaaaacttcaACTCCATATTCAACCCACTTTCCTCTAAGTCTTATTCACCAACCCCATGTTCCTCACCCGTTTGCAGAACCCGGACCCGAACCCTACCCATACCCGCTTCCTGCGACCAGAATAAACTCTGCCACGCAACTGTTTCCTATGCTGACGCTTCCTCCATGGAAGGAAATCTCGCGTCCGAAACTTTTTATATCGGAAACTCGGCACGGCCCGGTACGGTATTCGGGTGTATGGATACCGGGTTCAGCTCCAACTCCTATGAGGACTCCAAGACCACCGGGTTAATGGGTCTGAACCGTGGGTCCTTATCGTTCATTACGCAGATGGGGTTTCCGAAATTTTCGTACTGCATATCGGGTCGCGACTCGTCCGGTGTTTTGCTTTTCGGAGAAGCGAGTTTCAGCTGGCTACAGCCTCTGAACTACACTCCTTTGATTCAAATCACAGACCCATTACCGTATTTTGATAGAGTAGCGTATACGGTTCAGCTCGAAGGGATTAAAGTATCGGAAAAAGTGTTGCCGCTTCCAAAATCTGTTTTCGTACCGGACCATACCGGTGCCGGTCAAACAATGGTAGACTCGGGCACTCAGTTCACGTTCCTTCTCGGACCGGTTTACACGGCTTTAAAGAACGAGTACATGCAACAAACAAAGGGAATACTAACGCTTTTGAACGATCCCAACTTTGTTTTCCAAGGAGCTATGGATTTGTGCTACTTGGTCCCATTGAACCGGCCGATTTTGCCACAGTTACCAAAAGTAAGCTTGATGTTTCGGGGTGCCGAAATGGTTGTATCGGGTGAGAGGTTAATGTATCGGGTACCCGGTATGGTGAGGGGTGGGAATTCGGTGTATTGTTTCACATTTGGGAACTCTGACTTGTTGGGCACAGAGGCTTTTGTGATTGGTCATCATCATCAGCAGAACTTGTGGATAGAGTTTGATTTGGTGAAATCTAGAGTTGGACTTGCTGAGGTGAGGTGTGATCTTGCAGGTCAAAAGCTTGGATTGGGTGTTTAAGGcaaattttgtgattttaggTTTGCTccatttcaaaataaatggagtttgtttattttataaccAAGGTATAAACTTTTTTCCCCCTTGATTTTAAAGATGTACATAATACAATGGGTTTTAAATCATGTAGTTCTtttagacttaaaaaaaaaaaaatgatagtaaCATGTCTAATTCGGGGTACTTTCGACTgcataaaatttcaagaatgaaTAGAAGAAATCTAACAATTAGATTCTCATTGCAAATTAGAACTAAGAATGATATAAATaaggttataaaaaaaattatataaataatcacATAGTTTTGTTACCTTCATTGAtgacatataccaaatttaaagGAGTTACTTTTACTAGAGAAGCATGGCAGATTGCCAGCTTCGATTGGCGCTTCTGTACAGAAAAGAAGTGTACCATAATAATATTTATGAGTGCTGGCAGATTTGGATATTCCCATAACTCACCTCGGTACACAAGCAATGATGGCCCATTTATGAGGCGGTAAATTTGGTCTTGGAGGGAAAATTTGTGAATACAAGGGATAAAGAGGTTGGCCGATTTGGttgggttttcttctttttaaataatacgTTCACTTTCAATCTTTCTTCTTACaaaacagaggaaaaaaaaaaggtttatctAGTAACTAAAATATTCTATGTgaatcataaataaaatttttaatcttgaaaaaaaaagttacaaaataacttatacaagtataaaaaaaactctctttatatatatatatatatatatatatatatatatatatatatatatatatatattataaggaccaaaaatcacaCTGGAAATTATAGCCCACGTAGAACAGGAGTGGTATCCAATCATACAAGgccaaaaacaaagaatttgtaaaGAGGGAGGCTTCAATTCAACATAAACAAAGGAGAAAACCCTCTCCTCTCAGCTTTTCTGAGGATGAATCCATTACATTCAAATAGTACTCTTTATACAATTATCAGAGTCGTGTTCATCCCCCTTCCACTAACCTTTTTCATCtctatttatactccttgcTCTTTGCATCTCCACCCTCCATCTCCCACCTAACCACTATCTTTTGTTGACATTTGTACGATTGTTTGTAGAAGGTGGTAAAAAGAAGCTGCCTAGCTGTGGTTTTGTACTGTTCAAGTCACCTCCACATCAGTGCAGCTAATAAAGCTGTTGATCATCGTTTAATATGACTAGGAAGTTaggtgcagagcattcaatacgGAGTCCATAGATTGTATATCCACAAACCCTCACTTTCTTTCTCAGCCATACATCACCGGTCTACTCTCTGTACTTTCCATGCAACCCTCGTCCTCGCCCATCAGCCCTTTTAATAGCCACTTTCGACCCTTGATCCTCATCCTCggtcctcccccccccccccccccacacagagatatatatatttctttaggTTGGGTTGGTTGATAAGTCTTAAAGTGTATTAGTTaaagtttgaattttctttttcattaaaattgatTAACCTTTTAAAGGAAGTGAAGTGTtacatctataatattttcacaacaaatcataagtaattaattgttattggttcaaatttgaacctattactaagattacttttttaccttaacaataataaccagtaaTAACTTGTTACTTAACATTTTTAAGATGTATCACCAAGAGGGGTGGCACGGTGGTTTGGGCGTGCGATTGCTACTATGAGGTCCTTAGTTTGAGCTTGAGCGGGTACCTAGGAAGGAGTGTAGGAATCCTCTTGCAGCTAACCCATTGCTGCCA from Castanea sativa cultivar Marrone di Chiusa Pesio chromosome 6, ASM4071231v1 includes:
- the LOC142638549 gene encoding aspartic proteinase PCS1, with translation MAYLHSLLLLQLIIFLIMNQTQVSLCATQKTLILSLKTQTLPHGLVPKRLNTTNKISFHHNVTLTVTLTVGSPPQSVTMVLDTGSELSWLHCKKTQNFNSIFNPLSSKSYSPTPCSSPVCRTRTRTLPIPASCDQNKLCHATVSYADASSMEGNLASETFYIGNSARPGTVFGCMDTGFSSNSYEDSKTTGLMGLNRGSLSFITQMGFPKFSYCISGRDSSGVLLFGEASFSWLQPLNYTPLIQITDPLPYFDRVAYTVQLEGIKVSEKVLPLPKSVFVPDHTGAGQTMVDSGTQFTFLLGPVYTALKNEYMQQTKGILTLLNDPNFVFQGAMDLCYLVPLNRPILPQLPKVSLMFRGAEMVVSGERLMYRVPGMVRGGNSVYCFTFGNSDLLGTEAFVIGHHHQQNLWIEFDLVKSRVGLAEVRCDLAGQKLGLGV